From a region of the Fusarium verticillioides 7600 chromosome 9, whole genome shotgun sequence genome:
- a CDS encoding myo-inositol 2-dehydrogenase, translating to MAPRKLQVGVAGLGRMGKRHALNFHQNVPRAVLVAVSSPDAAERDWATENLAPDGVAIYESYSDMIAHVGLDAVCVASATAVHAEQTNAAIAAGKHVLCEKPLSTTVEISQSVVDAAATRPDLKVMCGFSRRFDASYRDAYKKTRSGLIGRPSVLRSQTCDVLDPSGFFVAYAQFSGGIFVDCSIHDIDLALWFFGQESKVRSVHAVGITAVEPDLRQYDDRDNAVGIVEFYDGRIAYLYASRMMAAGQEDTTEIIGTKGKLSVNLIPVENHVRIYGQEGIRHELPQNYWGRFQAAFTREAVEFTECVLDDKPVPVELESAVTAVRIGAALQRSMIMGNKIHFDEGGNEVNRAQL from the exons ATGGCACCTCGCAAGCTTCAAGTTGGAGtcgctggtcttggaagAATGGGCAAGCGACATGCCCTGAACTTCCATCAGAATGTCCCGCGAGCTGTTCTAGTCGCTGTCAGTAGCCCAGATGCTGCCGAGAGGGATTGGGCTACTGAGAACCTCGCCCCTGACGGTGTAGCTATATACGAGAGCTACTCTGACATGATAGCCCATGTGGGCTTGGATGCAGTTTGCGTCGCCTCTGCCACTGCGGTACATGCTGAACAGACAAATGCCGCTATTGCCGCGGGCAAGCACGTATTGTGTGAGAAGCCCCTTAGCACAACGGTCGAGATT TCTCAATCTGTTGTTGACGCCGCTGCTACCCGCCCCGACCTCAAAGTCATGTGTGGCTTTTCCCGCCGTTTCGATGCTTCATACCGCGACGCCTACAAGAAAACAAGGTCAGGCTTGATTGGCCGCCCGTCTGTTCTTAGGAGCCAGACATGCGACGTGCTGGATCCCTCGGGCTTCTTTGTCGCATATGCTCAGTTCTCTGGTGGCATATTCGTTGATTGCAGTATTCACGATATTGACCTGGCTCTTTGGTTTTTTGGTCAAGAGTCCAAAGTCCGATCAGTCCACGCTGTAGGGATCACGGCCGTGGAACCAGATCTACGACAGTATGATGATAGGGATAATGCTGTGGGCATTGTCGAATTTTACGATGGCCGCATCGCATATTTGTATGCCTCGCGCATGATGGCTGCTGGCCAAGAGGATACGACAGAGATTATCGGGACAAAGGGTAAGCTGTCTGTGAACTTGATCCCGGTTGAGAACCATGTTCGGATTTATGGACAAGAAGGTATCAGGCATGAGCTTCCTCAAAACTATTGGGGGCGGTTCCAGGCAGCGTTCACAAGAGAAGCCGTCGAATTTACCGAGTGCGTGCTTGATGACAAGCCGGTACCTGTTGAGCTAGAATCAGCAGTGACGGCTGTGCGCATTGGTGCGGCTTTACAACGGTCTATGATTATGGGGAATAAGATTCATTTTGACGAAGGCGGTAACGAGGTCAATAGAGCTCAATTATAA